The following proteins come from a genomic window of Dongia rigui:
- a CDS encoding DUF4159 domain-containing protein → MNIGSLSILAPALLAAFLALPILWWLLRLTPPSPKRIPFPAIRLLFGLIPHEETPHRTPWWLILLRVVIAALVIAALSHPVWNAGANFGRSGPLLLLVDNGWSAAPHWREANLAADNLIDQAAREGRDVLLLPTAPGLGQTGLNPPDRLAPAQAKAALANLAPQPWPGRRDLVLAMLERTAGSNALPTDLNTTWLSDGVGLPGDADAELAARLEKLGDLKIVGPRDLPVILRPAKIDAAGLKINVERPMVGAAQSIALRILDHDGRTISLGKAGFAASRNAVEANVPLPLELRGRVGAVMLQSVVEGDNGQAGGIVLLDDSAGSKPIGVITDNAAAARQPLLGELYYVERALQPGNELRVGTVATLAKQPLSVMILPDGSKISDGERATLAAWVEDGGTLIRFAGDRLALAADDSLLPVRLRQGDRVLGGALSWSKPASLAPFPAASPFIGLDVPKDVTVNRQVLAQPDIDLGAKTWARLSDGTPLVTGTKRGDGYIVLFHVSANTAWSNLALSGLYVDMLNRLLMLAAGVPGTAQDKATPLPPAQIIDGFGRLMPAPSSLTPLSAADLKDQISGPLHPPGLYGPPEGRRALNLTAHLPAVTPLALSLDPLAPSTAIDWKPWLLLLAAMLLAADIAIGLAMRGLLSRHRAATAMSLVVACLVILAPSPRALAQDSTTPPAAVQPMTDDEIIAAADTTHLAYVRTGIPNVDATSRAGLFGLTTKLLERTSADMGEPVGIDLDVDTLDFYPILYWPIAGSSGSLSDRAVTEINRYLAGGGMILFDTADQNVVGITGGLGPGAMRLQELTGGLDIPTLAPVGPEHVLTRSFYLLKDFPGRWVGGTLWVESAQNRLNDGVASVIVGSNDYAAAWATDDYGQPLFPVTPGGEKQREFAYRFGINLVMYALTGKYKEDQVHVPAILERLGQ, encoded by the coding sequence ATGAATATCGGCAGCCTCAGCATCCTCGCCCCGGCGCTGCTTGCGGCCTTCCTGGCGCTTCCCATCCTGTGGTGGCTGCTGCGCTTGACGCCGCCAAGTCCCAAGCGCATTCCCTTCCCGGCCATCCGCCTGCTCTTCGGCCTCATCCCGCATGAGGAGACGCCGCATCGCACGCCCTGGTGGCTCATCCTGCTGCGCGTCGTCATCGCTGCGCTGGTAATTGCCGCGCTCTCGCATCCGGTCTGGAATGCCGGCGCCAATTTCGGCCGCAGCGGCCCGCTGCTGCTGCTGGTCGACAACGGCTGGTCGGCGGCACCGCATTGGCGCGAAGCCAACCTTGCCGCCGACAACCTCATCGACCAGGCGGCGCGCGAAGGCCGCGACGTGCTTTTGCTGCCGACCGCGCCAGGACTGGGGCAGACCGGCCTTAACCCGCCCGACCGCCTCGCCCCCGCGCAGGCCAAGGCAGCGCTGGCCAATTTGGCGCCGCAACCCTGGCCGGGCCGGCGCGACCTGGTGCTGGCCATGCTGGAGCGGACGGCCGGCAGCAATGCCCTGCCGACCGATCTCAACACCACCTGGCTCAGTGACGGTGTCGGCCTTCCCGGCGACGCTGATGCTGAACTGGCGGCCCGGCTCGAGAAACTGGGCGACCTCAAGATCGTCGGCCCGCGCGATCTGCCGGTCATTTTGCGGCCGGCCAAGATCGACGCCGCCGGCCTGAAGATCAATGTCGAACGGCCGATGGTCGGGGCTGCCCAAAGCATCGCCCTGCGCATCCTCGATCACGACGGCCGCACCATCAGCCTTGGCAAGGCCGGGTTCGCCGCCAGCCGCAATGCCGTCGAGGCCAACGTGCCGCTGCCACTCGAACTGCGCGGCCGTGTGGGCGCGGTCATGCTGCAATCCGTTGTTGAAGGCGATAACGGTCAGGCCGGTGGCATCGTTCTGCTGGATGACAGCGCCGGATCAAAGCCCATCGGCGTCATCACAGACAATGCCGCGGCGGCGCGCCAGCCCTTGCTGGGCGAGCTCTATTATGTCGAGCGTGCCCTGCAGCCCGGCAACGAACTTCGCGTCGGCACCGTGGCGACGCTGGCCAAGCAGCCGCTCTCTGTCATGATCCTGCCCGATGGCAGCAAGATCAGCGATGGTGAGCGCGCAACGCTCGCCGCCTGGGTCGAAGACGGCGGCACGCTGATCCGCTTTGCCGGCGACCGGCTGGCGCTGGCGGCAGATGACAGCTTGCTGCCGGTGCGCCTGCGCCAGGGTGACCGCGTGCTGGGCGGCGCCTTGAGCTGGTCGAAGCCGGCATCGCTCGCCCCTTTCCCGGCGGCCTCGCCTTTCATCGGCCTCGATGTGCCAAAGGATGTGACAGTCAACCGCCAGGTGCTGGCGCAGCCCGACATCGACCTCGGCGCCAAGACCTGGGCGCGGCTCAGCGACGGAACGCCGCTGGTGACCGGCACCAAGCGCGGCGACGGCTACATCGTCCTCTTCCATGTCAGCGCCAATACCGCCTGGTCGAACCTTGCCCTCTCTGGCCTCTATGTCGACATGCTCAACCGCCTGCTGATGCTGGCAGCCGGCGTTCCCGGCACCGCCCAGGACAAGGCGACGCCATTGCCGCCCGCCCAGATCATCGACGGCTTCGGTCGTCTGATGCCGGCGCCGTCCAGCCTGACGCCGCTCTCCGCCGCGGATCTCAAAGATCAGATCAGCGGCCCGTTGCATCCGCCGGGGCTCTATGGCCCGCCGGAAGGGCGCCGCGCGCTCAACCTCACGGCGCATTTGCCGGCCGTCACGCCGCTTGCCCTCTCGCTCGACCCCTTGGCCCCCTCGACCGCGATCGATTGGAAACCCTGGCTGCTGTTGCTCGCCGCGATGCTGCTTGCCGCCGATATCGCGATCGGCCTCGCGATGCGCGGATTGTTGTCGCGCCATCGCGCCGCGACGGCGATGAGCCTGGTGGTCGCATGCCTCGTTATCCTGGCGCCCAGCCCGCGCGCCCTGGCGCAGGACAGCACCACGCCGCCAGCGGCCGTGCAGCCGATGACGGATGACGAGATCATCGCGGCCGCCGACACGACGCATCTCGCTTATGTGCGGACCGGCATCCCCAATGTCGATGCCACCAGCCGCGCCGGTCTCTTCGGCCTCACCACCAAGCTGCTGGAACGAACTTCGGCCGATATGGGCGAACCGGTCGGCATCGATCTTGATGTCGACACGCTCGATTTCTATCCCATCCTCTATTGGCCGATCGCCGGCTCCAGCGGTAGCTTGAGCGACCGCGCCGTTACCGAGATCAACCGCTATCTTGCCGGCGGCGGCATGATCCTGTTCGACACGGCGGACCAGAATGTCGTCGGCATCACCGGCGGCCTCGGTCCAGGCGCCATGCGTCTGCAGGAACTGACCGGTGGGCTCGACATACCGACCCTGGCGCCGGTCGGACCGGAGCATGTGCTCACGCGTTCCTTCTATCTGCTGAAGGACTTTCCCGGTCGCTGGGTCGGCGGCACGCTCTGGGTCGAAAGCGCGCAGAACCGCCTCAATGACGGCGTCGCCTCGGTCATCGTCGGCAGTAACGACTATGCCGCCGCCTGGGCAACCGATGACTACGGCCAGCCGCTCTTTCCGGTGACGCCGGGCGGCGAGAAGCAACGCGAATTCGCCTATCGTTTCGGCATCAACCTGGTCATGTACGCGCTGACCGGCAAGTACAAGGAAGACCAGGTCCATGTCCCGGCCATCCTCGAAAGGCTGGGGCAATGA
- a CDS encoding Lrp/AsnC family transcriptional regulator, whose translation MRRAKLDKIDLKILADLQADGRMTNVDLAKRAGISAPPCLRRVRALEKAGFLKGYHADVNAEALGFGVTVFAQVGLSSQAEADLKAFEARVLTWPQVRECHMLAGETDFLLKIVAHDWDSYQRFLTTCLTAAPNVSHVKSALAIRTAKNEPGVPIDIEGGEEPKGEDI comes from the coding sequence ATGCGGCGCGCGAAACTCGACAAGATCGACCTGAAAATCCTGGCCGATCTGCAGGCGGACGGCCGCATGACCAATGTGGATCTCGCCAAGCGCGCCGGCATTTCGGCCCCGCCATGCCTGCGTCGTGTCCGTGCGCTCGAAAAGGCCGGCTTCCTCAAAGGCTATCATGCCGACGTCAATGCCGAGGCGCTGGGCTTCGGGGTCACGGTCTTTGCGCAGGTCGGTCTTTCAAGCCAGGCCGAAGCGGATCTCAAAGCCTTCGAAGCGCGCGTCCTCACCTGGCCGCAGGTGCGCGAGTGCCACATGCTGGCCGGCGAAACGGATTTCCTGTTGAAGATCGTCGCCCACGATTGGGATTCATATCAGCGGTTTCTGACCACCTGCCTCACCGCGGCGCCCAATGTCAGCCATGTGAAATCGGCGCTGGCGATCCGCACGGCGAAGAACGAACCCGGCGTGCCGATCGATATCGAAGGCGGCGAAGAGCCCAAGGGCGAGGATATCTAA
- a CDS encoding dimethylsulfonioproprionate lyase family protein, whose translation MSTEAWLSLLNGIAARLGGHAGFADSFTVLRELAPQVSRGDQSILPVQRFWPAAGSSDPLGRLMAEIEGALGEGWRQNPNYRAKPPSARFLDSYGYLECAGPGAPYRSPALRVGLLLLGPHTLYPTHHHPAEEIYLPLGPGRWWKEGQGWQSRNAGDVIHHPPMCGHATESGDASLAAIYLWRGEIAKAAEIG comes from the coding sequence ATGAGCACGGAAGCCTGGTTAAGCCTGCTGAACGGCATCGCTGCGCGGCTCGGAGGCCACGCGGGATTCGCCGACAGCTTCACCGTTCTGCGTGAACTCGCCCCACAGGTTTCCCGTGGCGATCAGTCGATCCTACCGGTCCAGCGCTTCTGGCCGGCAGCAGGGAGCAGCGACCCGCTCGGTCGCTTGATGGCGGAGATCGAAGGCGCCCTCGGGGAAGGCTGGCGGCAGAATCCCAATTACCGCGCCAAACCGCCCAGCGCCCGCTTCCTGGACAGTTACGGCTATCTCGAATGCGCCGGGCCGGGAGCCCCTTATCGCTCGCCGGCCCTGCGAGTGGGCCTGTTGCTGCTGGGGCCGCACACGCTCTATCCGACCCATCATCATCCGGCCGAGGAAATCTATCTGCCGCTAGGCCCAGGCCGCTGGTGGAAGGAAGGCCAAGGCTGGCAATCGCGGAACGCCGGCGATGTCATCCATCATCCGCCCATGTGCGGTCATGCGACCGAGAGCGGCGATGCCTCCCTGGCCGCCATCTATCTTTGGCGCGGGGAAATCGCCAAGGCAGCGGAGATCGGCTGA
- a CDS encoding DUF58 domain-containing protein — MALTGTDPNVTLQIARDRQKAEAAAIAERLPPLLLAAERIAATVEQGVHGRRRTGSGEVFWQYRPYYAGDELKRLDWRASAKTDKLYLRQLEWSASQSVYLWCDHSPSMTYGSRRDLPTKLARAQVLALALSSVLARAGERVGLLGHPEPPSAGRGVTERIAERLFVDARDPAKAPSVPPQADLPAHAHALIISDFLSPVDAWQEVIARFAARNVHGHLLQVLDPAEQSMPFTGRVRFLGLEREGDVLMSRAEGIRDQYLERLTAHQQALRDLARHAGWSMTVHVTDGPAATSVLQLYQWLAADRGMRR; from the coding sequence GTGGCGCTGACCGGTACCGACCCGAACGTCACCCTGCAGATCGCGCGCGACCGCCAGAAGGCGGAAGCGGCGGCGATCGCCGAACGTCTGCCGCCCTTGCTGCTGGCGGCCGAACGGATTGCTGCGACCGTCGAGCAGGGGGTACATGGCCGCCGGCGTACTGGGTCCGGCGAGGTGTTCTGGCAATACCGTCCCTATTACGCCGGCGATGAACTGAAGCGCCTCGACTGGCGCGCCTCCGCCAAGACCGACAAGCTTTACCTGCGCCAGTTGGAATGGTCGGCCTCGCAAAGCGTCTATCTGTGGTGCGATCACTCGCCCTCCATGACCTATGGCAGCCGGCGCGATCTCCCCACCAAATTGGCGCGGGCACAGGTGCTGGCCCTGGCCCTTTCTAGTGTGCTGGCGCGCGCCGGCGAACGCGTCGGCCTGCTCGGTCACCCTGAACCGCCCAGCGCCGGACGCGGTGTCACCGAGCGCATCGCCGAACGCCTCTTTGTCGATGCGCGCGATCCGGCCAAGGCGCCCAGCGTGCCGCCGCAGGCGGATCTGCCGGCCCATGCCCATGCGCTCATCATCAGCGACTTCCTGTCGCCGGTCGATGCCTGGCAAGAGGTCATCGCCCGCTTTGCCGCGCGCAATGTGCACGGTCACCTGCTGCAAGTGCTGGACCCGGCAGAACAGAGCATGCCCTTCACCGGCCGCGTAAGATTCTTAGGTCTCGAGCGTGAGGGCGACGTGCTGATGAGCCGTGCCGAAGGTATCCGCGACCAATATCTCGAACGCCTCACCGCCCATCAGCAGGCTTTGCGCGATCTCGCCCGCCATGCCGGCTGGAGCATGACGGTGCATGTGACCGATGGCCCGGCGGCAACCTCCGTGCTGCAGCTCTATCAATGGCTCGCCGCCGATCGCGGGATGCGGCGATGA
- a CDS encoding MoxR family ATPase, translating to METLSRRLGQVRNNIGQIIFGQEETVEQSLISLLGGGHVLLVGVPGLAKTRLVDCLGKVLGLDAKRVQCTPDLMPADIIGSEVLEESDSGKRAFRFIKGPVFSQLLMADEINRASPRTQSALLQAMQEHKVSVGGQTHALPQPFHVLATQNPLEQEGTYPLPEAQLDRFLLQIDVHYPSVEAERQMLIVTTGAADAEPETVLSAAELMAAQRLVRRIPVGDKVVEAILRLVRAGRPETSEIDAVKSSLAWGPGPRAGQALMLASRARALMQGRFSPSIDDVAALAHPVLRHRVALNYGARAEGVTLGGIIDKLTEQLN from the coding sequence ATCGAGACACTGAGCCGCCGACTCGGTCAAGTGCGCAACAATATCGGCCAGATCATCTTCGGCCAGGAAGAAACGGTCGAACAATCGCTCATCAGCCTGCTGGGCGGCGGCCATGTGCTGCTGGTGGGTGTTCCGGGCCTTGCCAAGACCCGCCTCGTCGACTGCCTGGGCAAGGTCTTGGGCCTCGATGCCAAGCGCGTTCAGTGTACGCCGGATCTGATGCCGGCCGACATCATCGGCTCGGAAGTGCTGGAGGAAAGCGATTCCGGCAAGCGCGCCTTCCGCTTCATCAAGGGTCCCGTCTTCAGCCAGCTGCTGATGGCCGACGAAATCAATCGCGCCAGCCCGCGCACGCAATCGGCACTGCTGCAGGCGATGCAGGAGCACAAGGTCTCGGTCGGCGGCCAAACCCACGCCCTGCCGCAGCCATTCCATGTGCTGGCCACCCAGAACCCCTTGGAGCAGGAAGGCACCTACCCTCTGCCCGAAGCACAGCTCGACCGCTTCCTGCTGCAGATCGACGTACATTATCCCAGCGTCGAGGCCGAGCGGCAGATGCTGATCGTCACCACCGGTGCCGCCGATGCCGAACCGGAGACGGTGCTGAGTGCAGCCGAATTGATGGCCGCCCAGCGCCTGGTGCGCCGCATTCCTGTCGGCGACAAGGTGGTCGAGGCGATTCTGCGTTTGGTGCGCGCCGGAAGGCCTGAGACGAGCGAGATCGATGCCGTGAAATCGAGCCTCGCCTGGGGCCCCGGACCGCGCGCTGGCCAGGCCCTCATGCTGGCCAGCCGCGCCCGTGCATTGATGCAGGGCCGCTTCAGCCCCTCGATCGACGATGTCGCGGCCCTTGCCCATCCGGTGCTGCGCCACCGCGTCGCACTCAATTACGGCGCCCGCGCCGAGGGCGTCACCTTGGGCGGCATCATCGATAAACTGACCGAGCAACTGAACTGA
- a CDS encoding DUF1285 domain-containing protein: MSNLDLSNPDFSKLPSCGDFDFRIARDGTWFYRGSPIGRKPLVRLFSTVLRREDDGSFWLVTPVERGRITVDDAPFVAVEMEVRGSGQEQHLAFRTNVEEWVTADAAHPIRVDLGADGAPSPYIRVRGALDALISRPVFYQLVDLAETRADGGRSELGIWSAGTYFPLGFAEAA, from the coding sequence ATGTCCAACCTCGATTTGAGCAATCCCGATTTCAGCAAATTGCCCTCCTGCGGCGATTTCGATTTTCGCATCGCCCGGGACGGCACCTGGTTCTATCGCGGCTCGCCGATCGGACGTAAACCTTTGGTACGGCTATTTTCCACGGTATTGCGGCGAGAAGATGACGGTTCCTTCTGGCTGGTGACGCCGGTCGAACGCGGGCGGATCACGGTCGACGATGCCCCCTTCGTCGCCGTGGAGATGGAGGTTCGGGGTTCCGGCCAGGAGCAGCACCTGGCATTTCGGACAAATGTCGAAGAGTGGGTGACGGCGGATGCGGCGCACCCCATTCGGGTCGATCTCGGCGCAGATGGCGCTCCCAGCCCCTATATAAGGGTGCGTGGTGCGCTGGATGCACTCATTTCTCGGCCTGTTTTCTATCAGTTGGTCGACCTCGCCGAAACCCGCGCCGATGGCGGCCGCTCGGAACTGGGCATCTGGAGCGCTGGCACGTATTTTCCGCTCGGCTTTGCCGAGGCCGCCTGA